A portion of the Thunnus albacares chromosome 5, fThuAlb1.1, whole genome shotgun sequence genome contains these proteins:
- the LOC122982804 gene encoding RNA-binding motif, single-stranded-interacting protein 2-like isoform X2 has protein sequence MIFSTVPLKVSYTKQQTYVSPSNHQMAPPSPNNNNNSNTTTSTISNGSSNSGGEQLSKTNLYIRGLHPGTTDQDLVKLCQPYGKIVSTKAILDKTTNKCKGYGFVDFDSPASAQKAVTALKAGGVQAQMAKQQEQDPTNLYISNLPLSMDEQELENMLKPFSQAISTRILRDANGTSRGVGFARMESTEKCEAIIQHFNGKYIKTPPGVPVPPEPLLCKFADGGQKKRQSQGKYLQNGRTWMRDGETGGMTLTYDPTTALQNGFYSSPYSIAPNRMIGPTSLSPYMHSPVSTYQVHNPSWIHHQSYIMPPTGAVLTPGMDHTMSIQPTSMMGPLTQQLSHLSMGSSGTYMPANTSMQGTYIPQYTQVPATNISVEESAVQQPVAIETPTEHTTYSYQHNK, from the exons CAGACGTATGTGTCCCCCTCCAATCATCAGATGGCTCCTCCAAgccccaacaacaacaacaacagcaacaccaCCACCTCTACCATCAGCAATGGCAGCAGCAATAGTGGGGGAGAGCAGCTGAGCAAAACCAACCTGTACATCCGTGGCCTCCACCCAGGAACCACAGACCAGGATCTGGTCAAACTCTGTCAGCC GTATGGGAAAATAGTATCCACCAAGGCGATCCTCGACAAGACCACCAACAAGTGCAAAG GATATGGCTTTGTTGACTTTGACAGTCCAGCCTCAGCTCAGAAGGCGGTGACGGCGCTGAAGGCGGGTGGAGTGCAGGCTCAGATGGCCAAG CAACAGGAGCAGGACCCCACCAACTTATACATCTCCAATCTGCCGCTGTCCATGGATGAGCAGGAGCTGGAGAACATGCTGAAGCCCTTCAGCCAGGCCATTTCCACTCGCATCCTCCGTGACGCCAACGGAACCAGCCGAGGAGTGGGCTTTGCCAG GATGGAGTCAACAGAGAAATGTGAGGCCATCATCCAACATTTCAATGGAAAATATATCAAGACTCCACCTGGAGTTCCAG TGCCGCCAGAGCCCTTGTTGTGTAAATTTGCTGATGGAGGCCAGAAGAAGCGTCAGAGTCAGGGAAAATATCTGCAGAACGGCCGAACCTGgatgagagatggagagact GGAGGAATGACCCTTACATATGACCCCACCACAGCCTTACAGAACGG GTTCTACTCCTCCCCCTACAGCATTGCCCCAAACCGGATGATTGGGCCGACCTCCCTCTCCCCATACATGCATTCACCTGTGTCCACCTACCAG GTACACAACCCATCCTGGATACATCACCAGTCATACATTATGCCGCCCACA GGAGCAGTCCTGACGCCAGGAATGGATCACACCATGTCCATCCAGCCAACCTCCATGATGGGGCCCCTGACACAGCAGCTCAGCCACCTCTCCATGGGCAGCAGTGGCACA TATATGCCTGCAAACACATCTATGCAGGGGACCTACATCCCCCAGTACACCCAAGTGCCTGCCACCAACATCTCAGTTGAG GAAAGTGCCGTCCAGCAACCTGTTGCCATAGAGACACCCACAGAACACACAACCTACTCCTACCAGCATAACAAGTGA
- the LOC122982804 gene encoding RNA-binding motif, single-stranded-interacting protein 2-like isoform X1 has product MLLSVPPRTGINPYNGYPVKNNKKQTYVSPSNHQMAPPSPNNNNNSNTTTSTISNGSSNSGGEQLSKTNLYIRGLHPGTTDQDLVKLCQPYGKIVSTKAILDKTTNKCKGYGFVDFDSPASAQKAVTALKAGGVQAQMAKQQEQDPTNLYISNLPLSMDEQELENMLKPFSQAISTRILRDANGTSRGVGFARMESTEKCEAIIQHFNGKYIKTPPGVPVPPEPLLCKFADGGQKKRQSQGKYLQNGRTWMRDGETGGMTLTYDPTTALQNGFYSSPYSIAPNRMIGPTSLSPYMHSPVSTYQVHNPSWIHHQSYIMPPTGAVLTPGMDHTMSIQPTSMMGPLTQQLSHLSMGSSGTYMPANTSMQGTYIPQYTQVPATNISVEESAVQQPVAIETPTEHTTYSYQHNK; this is encoded by the exons CAGACGTATGTGTCCCCCTCCAATCATCAGATGGCTCCTCCAAgccccaacaacaacaacaacagcaacaccaCCACCTCTACCATCAGCAATGGCAGCAGCAATAGTGGGGGAGAGCAGCTGAGCAAAACCAACCTGTACATCCGTGGCCTCCACCCAGGAACCACAGACCAGGATCTGGTCAAACTCTGTCAGCC GTATGGGAAAATAGTATCCACCAAGGCGATCCTCGACAAGACCACCAACAAGTGCAAAG GATATGGCTTTGTTGACTTTGACAGTCCAGCCTCAGCTCAGAAGGCGGTGACGGCGCTGAAGGCGGGTGGAGTGCAGGCTCAGATGGCCAAG CAACAGGAGCAGGACCCCACCAACTTATACATCTCCAATCTGCCGCTGTCCATGGATGAGCAGGAGCTGGAGAACATGCTGAAGCCCTTCAGCCAGGCCATTTCCACTCGCATCCTCCGTGACGCCAACGGAACCAGCCGAGGAGTGGGCTTTGCCAG GATGGAGTCAACAGAGAAATGTGAGGCCATCATCCAACATTTCAATGGAAAATATATCAAGACTCCACCTGGAGTTCCAG TGCCGCCAGAGCCCTTGTTGTGTAAATTTGCTGATGGAGGCCAGAAGAAGCGTCAGAGTCAGGGAAAATATCTGCAGAACGGCCGAACCTGgatgagagatggagagact GGAGGAATGACCCTTACATATGACCCCACCACAGCCTTACAGAACGG GTTCTACTCCTCCCCCTACAGCATTGCCCCAAACCGGATGATTGGGCCGACCTCCCTCTCCCCATACATGCATTCACCTGTGTCCACCTACCAG GTACACAACCCATCCTGGATACATCACCAGTCATACATTATGCCGCCCACA GGAGCAGTCCTGACGCCAGGAATGGATCACACCATGTCCATCCAGCCAACCTCCATGATGGGGCCCCTGACACAGCAGCTCAGCCACCTCTCCATGGGCAGCAGTGGCACA TATATGCCTGCAAACACATCTATGCAGGGGACCTACATCCCCCAGTACACCCAAGTGCCTGCCACCAACATCTCAGTTGAG GAAAGTGCCGTCCAGCAACCTGTTGCCATAGAGACACCCACAGAACACACAACCTACTCCTACCAGCATAACAAGTGA